The stretch of DNA GCCGGTAAGGACGATGTTTTTCACGAGCGCGCCTCCAGGGACTCCATGTAGGAGGCCAGGTTTCTGCGGGTCTCCTCCAGGCTGTCCCCGCCGAGCTTCTCGAGGAAGGCGTCGGCCAGCGTCAGGGCCGCCATGGCCTCCCCTATGACCGAGGCGGCGGGGACGGCGCAGACGTCGGAGCGCTCGTAGGCGGCCTCCACGGGCTCGCCCGTCTTGAGGTCCACGGAGCGGAGGGGACGCCTGAGGGTGGGGATGGGCTTCATGGCGGCCCGCATGAGAAGGGGCATGCCGTTGGTGATGCCCCCTTCGATGCCTCCGGCGTTGTTCGACCCCCTGGCGGGAAGAGGCTGGCCTTCCTTCGGGGGAAGTATCTCGTCCATGGCCTCCGAGCCCTTCCGCCGGGCGGCCTCGAAGCCCAGGCCCGCCTCCACGCCCTTAATGGCCTGTATGGACATGAGGGCCTGCGCGAGCCGGCCGTCCAGCCTCCGGTCCCAGTGCACATGGCTCCCCAGCCCCGGCGGCAGGCCCAGGGCAAAGACCTCGAAGACGCCCCCCAGAGAATCGCCCTCCTTCGCGGCCGCGTCGATGGCGGCCACCATCCGCTTGCCCGCCTTCGGGTCGGGGCAGCGGACCGGGGAGACCTCGGCCTTCTCATGCAGGGCCAGGCACTCCTCGGGCACCTCCCGGGGCGGGCTCCAGGCCACGGGGCCTATGGAGAGGACGTAGCTTCCCACGGCCGCGCCCAG from Nitrospirota bacterium encodes:
- the aroC gene encoding chorismate synthase, encoding MRLRFLTSGESHGQALVGVLEGVPAGLELAREHIDRELGRRQGGHGRGGRMKIESDTARILSGVRWGRTLGSPIALLIENRDWANWREAMSPEAEHAGSIAPVTRPRPGHADLAGALKYGHRDIRNVLERSSARETAMRVALGAVAKRLLWELGAAVGSYVLSIGPVAWSPPREVPEECLALHEKAEVSPVRCPDPKAGKRMVAAIDAAAKEGDSLGGVFEVFALGLPPGLGSHVHWDRRLDGRLAQALMSIQAIKGVEAGLGFEAARRKGSEAMDEILPPKEGQPLPARGSNNAGGIEGGITNGMPLLMRAAMKPIPTLRRPLRSVDLKTGEPVEAAYERSDVCAVPAASVIGEAMAALTLADAFLEKLGGDSLEETRRNLASYMESLEARS